The sequence below is a genomic window from Meiothermus sp. Pnk-1.
CCGCTCGAGGGTCCAACTAGGGGCGCTCGTCTGCGATCCGCACGCCGCCAGCAGCAAAAAAAGCACCAACAACGCTACACGCATCTTTACCTCCTTTGACGGCCTAAGTAGGCTCCGCGGGCACCTAGTTCAGCATAGGAGGCTATTGTAATAGTTCTACCCGCCCACGTGGACGATGGGGCGGCGCTTCAGGTTGGGCTCGGCCTTGCGCAGGATCTCGTGGGTGAGGGGGGGGATGTCCCCTTCACCAAAAAGCACGAAACGCAGCGCCAGCTGCACGGGATTGCCCTCGGACCACTGGAAGTAGATGTGGGGAACCTTGCCGGTGAGATCGCGAATGTGCAGCGCCACCGCGGCGATGGCGTTGGCCACCGCCGGAGCCTCGGTACGGAGCACTTGGTAATCCCCCACCTCGAGCCCCCGCACCCGGAGGGTGCCGGAGAACTCCGAGGCATCGATCACCCCCACCTCGAGGAAGAGGATGGGCTCCTTGGCGGGCAGGTGGGTGAACTCCCGCACCCGCTTGGCCTTCTCGATGTACTCGTAGGCCTTACCGGTCTCGCGGTGGTGGGCCACGATGCGGATCTCACCCGGGATGCTTTCGATGAAACGCCGGGCCTCCTCATCCAAAATCACCTCTTTCACCCGCAGCTCGGTGGAGCGCAGTACCCGCGAGGTGAAGGAGACCACCACGATGGCGGCCACGAAGACGCTGGCGATCTGGAGGCCACCGGGTTGTTCGAGGATGTTGACCACCAGGGTGTATATGAAAACCAGGCTGATCAGCCCAAAAGCGATCAGCGAGGCTTGCTGGCGTTTGTGCAGCGCGGAAAGGGTCACGGCGACCGCCGCCGAAGTCATCAGGGCCAGCACCCCGGTGGCGTAAGCGGCAGCTTGGGCATCCACGCTGGCCCGGAAGATCAGCGTCACCACGAAGCAGATCGCGGTGTAGATGAGCACCAGCGGGCGGGTGGCCCGGGCCCATTCCGGGGCCATCCCGTAGCGGGGAAGGTAGCGCGGCACGATGTTGAGCAGCCCGGCCATGGCGCTGGCCCCGGCGAACCACAGGATCAGGATGGTAGAGAGGTCGTAGAGGGTGCCAAAGAGCTCGCCTAGGTGGCGGTGGGCTAGGTAAGCCAGCGCCCGCCCGCTGGCCTGGCCCGCTGGCTTGACCACCGTTACCTGCCGAACGCCGCCGTCCTCGACCACGCTGACCAAGAGGGTGATCTTCCCTCGAGGGCCGAGCGAGATCCGCTCGCTGAAGTTCCCGGTACGGTTCGGAACGCGGTAGGTGTAGATGTCCTGGGGGTTGCCGTTGAGGGGAACGTCCACCGTCGAGGCCCCACCCCGCAGTTCGTGCGATACCGAGGTCTCGGGCCAGAACTCGCTGGGGGGAATCAGCCAGGTCGTCACCAGGCTGCTGGTGATGAGCATCACGCTCATGATGAGGGCGGCGGTGGTGAGCAGCTTGCGCGAGT
It includes:
- a CDS encoding APC family permease, with amino-acid sequence MAQSQTYWRLFRKRFKKWLTEGQHSPGESYHQPEKEVHQTHPWYRVMCLTGVDYFSTLGYQPGIAALAAGMLSPFATLVLVLVTLFGALPMYRRVAEESPHGDGSISMLERLLGGWTAKVFVLALLGFVATGFVITITLSAADASKHIIENPFWPRGWNYQVGLTLVLIGLLGAIFLKGFREAIGVAVVLVVIYIGLSLAVVITGLLEAFRHPELIARWTDLIHQSYASPMAMILAALLVFPKLALGLSGFETGVVVMPLVKGDPDDDPAHPKGRIRNSRKLLTTAALIMSVMLITSSLVTTWLIPPSEFWPETSVSHELRGGASTVDVPLNGNPQDIYTYRVPNRTGNFSERISLGPRGKITLLVSVVEDGGVRQVTVVKPAGQASGRALAYLAHRHLGELFGTLYDLSTILILWFAGASAMAGLLNIVPRYLPRYGMAPEWARATRPLVLIYTAICFVVTLIFRASVDAQAAAYATGVLALMTSAAVAVTLSALHKRQQASLIAFGLISLVFIYTLVVNILEQPGGLQIASVFVAAIVVVSFTSRVLRSTELRVKEVILDEEARRFIESIPGEIRIVAHHRETGKAYEYIEKAKRVREFTHLPAKEPILFLEVGVIDASEFSGTLRVRGLEVGDYQVLRTEAPAVANAIAAVALHIRDLTGKVPHIYFQWSEGNPVQLALRFVLFGEGDIPPLTHEILRKAEPNLKRRPIVHVGG